In Sphingobacterium sp. PCS056, the following proteins share a genomic window:
- a CDS encoding energy transducer TonB: MMNRINSNTLGISISIIIAASFFILNKANAQSRDTIYYNAKWEKTDRENKHFYRVIYREVKKKPIHVQDYYPNGIMQMDGWYSTLEPETRDGEFTWWDEKGKKNRWMVFEENEPTKITEWDSDGKITRQQEKVNTVSYKNGERVSEPRALEKAPVFNRGKSTFSEYVSEYLIYPDEAQGSRGKVIVRFVVDKTGRVKDAKVVQSVNAILDDAALNFIKSLPRWTPGVQEGKNIDITMELPMNFNP, from the coding sequence ATGATGAATAGAATAAATTCGAATACACTGGGTATATCCATATCGATAATAATTGCAGCAAGCTTTTTTATCCTTAATAAAGCAAACGCACAAAGCAGAGATACGATTTATTATAATGCCAAATGGGAAAAGACGGATCGTGAAAACAAGCATTTCTACCGTGTCATATATCGTGAGGTAAAGAAGAAACCAATACACGTGCAGGATTACTATCCAAATGGAATCATGCAGATGGATGGCTGGTACAGCACGCTAGAACCCGAAACGAGAGATGGAGAATTTACTTGGTGGGATGAAAAAGGTAAAAAAAATCGCTGGATGGTATTTGAAGAAAATGAGCCTACCAAAATAACTGAGTGGGATAGCGATGGTAAGATAACCCGTCAGCAGGAAAAGGTAAATACGGTTTCTTATAAAAATGGAGAACGTGTATCCGAGCCTAGGGCGCTAGAAAAAGCGCCGGTTTTCAACCGAGGTAAATCAACCTTCTCGGAATATGTAAGTGAATACCTCATCTATCCTGATGAAGCCCAGGGCAGCAGAGGAAAAGTAATAGTAAGATTTGTGGTAGACAAAACCGGTAGAGTGAAAGATGCTAAAGTGGTCCAAAGCGTGAATGCCATCCTGGACGATGCAGCTCTTAACTTTATAAAATCCTTGCCCCGATGGACACCAGGTGTGCAAGAAGGAAAAAACATAGATATCACCATGGAGTTGCCCATGAATTTTAATCCCTAA
- a CDS encoding McrB family protein: protein MTLKEISNEFKDISFDELKRKYTSNFNAVFEKQKLWLCPVEEKVHYFGIEGLENIINDVIVKLKDKGYKFTKDDLIPLGDFTKNINTITKIGNFLNNFRQGKKLKDGSTLDLPTLFNQIKSSDNLASLLKVHGSKLHDHIDNLYSVVKHCQNPDEYLINYKFWKNIAYNILDIEQNYDSLCAFYRKFPKEQRHINFGTYIGTIASEIVTKFNDNHLDFDSNSKEYNRLQKLLHIPEYQNLIKNHNTFRDTLLSEFEIWLGNSYLTRDEEALTEKSILNYVGGIKTVDNDIKKIGISSNGLLTKTNISNIKNLLAEYRKSKEFQDKNKTGKSMYSNSITLFEEFMEKREKIPTNNITLNTILYGPPGTGKTYHTINKALEALGEPILDLQRRDIKKKYDEFVKEGRIVFTTFHQSLSYEDFIEGIKPKAPISENSPIQYEVKDGIFKLIANKASQTNHKLIQFENEKVELTRNVFRELYKSLSDSLPKVAEESSNVILETKEKNQFGLYQNSVGSISIKPVKGKTTMSVALNQLEAVLFDNKAPTYSSYEQPVINKILESHHVSSEELNNTNQNYVIIIDEINRGNVSQIFGELITLIETDKRIKVGHNTSKNVEALEVTLPYSQNKFSVPDNLFIIGTMNTSDRSVEALDSALRRRFSFEEMRPKSDEIANIRTSKGLQEKIGDVDLGILLSTINNRIEQLLDRDHAIGHSYFLDCENLKDLKETFYRNIIPLLQEYFFGDYAKIGLVLGNGFVRVKKGADVIFASFQYENLESYTERKIYEILDYRDMVALKITYKGQEKNITFEQAISLLLNQELDLK, encoded by the coding sequence ATGACATTAAAAGAGATATCAAATGAATTTAAAGATATAAGCTTTGACGAATTAAAAAGAAAGTACACTTCAAATTTTAATGCGGTTTTTGAAAAACAAAAATTATGGTTATGTCCTGTTGAAGAAAAAGTACATTATTTCGGAATTGAAGGTTTAGAAAATATCATAAATGACGTCATTGTAAAATTAAAAGATAAAGGATATAAATTCACAAAAGATGACCTTATACCACTGGGAGATTTCACTAAAAATATAAATACTATAACTAAAATTGGAAATTTTTTAAATAATTTCAGACAAGGCAAGAAATTGAAAGATGGAAGTACTCTAGATTTACCTACTCTATTTAATCAGATCAAATCAAGTGATAATCTAGCATCACTTCTAAAAGTTCACGGGTCTAAACTTCATGATCATATTGATAATCTGTATTCAGTAGTTAAGCACTGCCAGAACCCAGATGAATATTTAATTAACTATAAATTTTGGAAAAATATAGCATATAATATTTTAGATATTGAGCAAAATTATGATAGTCTTTGCGCGTTTTATCGCAAGTTTCCAAAAGAGCAAAGACATATTAATTTCGGTACTTACATCGGTACAATTGCAAGTGAAATTGTTACTAAATTCAATGATAACCATTTAGATTTTGATTCAAACAGTAAAGAATACAATCGTCTGCAAAAGTTACTTCATATACCTGAATATCAAAATTTGATAAAAAATCACAATACCTTTAGGGATACATTATTATCCGAATTTGAAATTTGGTTAGGCAATTCATACTTAACTAGAGATGAAGAAGCATTGACGGAAAAATCTATTTTGAATTATGTAGGTGGAATTAAAACGGTCGATAATGATATCAAAAAAATCGGTATATCATCAAATGGACTACTCACAAAAACGAACATCTCGAATATAAAAAATCTACTTGCTGAATATAGAAAATCCAAAGAATTTCAGGATAAAAATAAAACGGGAAAAAGTATGTACAGTAATTCCATAACTTTATTTGAAGAATTTATGGAAAAAAGAGAAAAAATCCCTACTAATAACATAACCTTAAACACAATTCTTTATGGTCCTCCAGGAACCGGAAAAACGTACCATACTATAAATAAAGCCTTAGAAGCTCTTGGAGAACCAATCTTAGATTTACAAAGAAGGGACATAAAAAAGAAATATGATGAATTTGTAAAAGAAGGAAGAATTGTGTTCACCACATTTCACCAAAGTTTATCATATGAAGACTTTATAGAGGGCATTAAACCTAAAGCCCCTATTAGCGAAAATTCACCTATACAGTATGAGGTTAAAGATGGGATCTTTAAATTGATAGCGAATAAAGCAAGTCAGACAAATCATAAATTAATTCAATTTGAGAATGAAAAAGTTGAGTTGACCAGAAACGTATTTCGGGAATTGTATAAAAGTTTAAGTGATTCATTACCCAAAGTTGCAGAAGAATCCAGCAATGTAATTCTAGAAACGAAGGAAAAAAATCAGTTTGGCCTATATCAAAATAGCGTAGGTTCGATTAGCATCAAACCTGTAAAAGGAAAAACGACAATGAGCGTAGCTCTTAATCAACTTGAAGCAGTTTTATTTGATAACAAAGCACCTACCTACTCTTCTTATGAGCAGCCTGTAATTAATAAAATATTAGAAAGTCATCACGTCTCTTCTGAAGAATTAAATAATACTAACCAAAATTATGTCATTATAATTGATGAAATAAATAGAGGAAATGTATCTCAGATATTTGGTGAATTAATAACACTTATCGAAACAGATAAGCGAATCAAAGTTGGTCATAATACCAGTAAAAATGTAGAGGCACTGGAAGTAACACTACCATATAGTCAAAATAAATTCTCTGTACCAGACAATCTGTTTATTATTGGTACTATGAACACTTCTGATCGTAGTGTGGAAGCATTAGACTCTGCACTTCGCAGAAGATTTAGCTTTGAAGAAATGAGACCGAAATCTGATGAAATAGCTAATATAAGAACATCAAAAGGTCTTCAGGAAAAAATAGGAGATGTAGACTTAGGTATTCTATTAAGCACTATAAATAATAGAATTGAACAATTATTAGATCGAGATCATGCAATTGGTCATAGTTATTTTTTAGACTGTGAAAATCTCAAGGATTTAAAAGAAACATTCTACCGAAATATTATTCCCCTTCTGCAAGAGTATTTCTTTGGCGATTATGCAAAAATAGGATTGGTTTTAGGTAACGGTTTTGTTCGTGTAAAAAAAGGAGCAGACGTAATTTTTGCATCTTTCCAGTATGAAAATTTAGAAAGCTATACTGAAAGAAAAATTTACGAAATACTGGATTATAGGGATATGGTAGCCCTCAAGATTACTTATAAAGGTCAAGAGAAAAACATAACGTTTGAACAGGCTATATCTCTATTACTCAATCAGGAACTAGATCTAAAATAA